In the genome of Leptospira tipperaryensis, one region contains:
- a CDS encoding class I SAM-dependent methyltransferase gives MSFRDHFSSHSSSYSEFRPGYPRELFPYLKSLVPNGNVVWDCGTGNGQAAVSLAEFFDKVIATDPSANQIANAESHPRVEYRVAKAEESTLENSEVDLITVAQAFHWFDFEHFFKEAQRVGKKNGILALWGYGLHRINPEIDSLVDKLYGEIVGSYWPPERKYVEEKYKTISFPFEEIFPPEYSMKEEWTADQVLGYLRTWSSVQKYIQKNESDPVLLIESDLKTAWGSAKTKTVEWPLFFRIGRLSS, from the coding sequence ATGAGTTTCAGAGATCATTTTTCTTCCCACTCCTCATCTTATTCCGAGTTCAGACCCGGTTATCCCCGAGAACTCTTCCCTTATCTGAAAAGTCTTGTCCCGAACGGAAACGTAGTTTGGGATTGTGGAACCGGAAACGGTCAAGCCGCGGTTTCACTCGCAGAATTTTTCGACAAGGTGATCGCGACCGATCCCAGCGCGAATCAAATTGCGAACGCAGAATCTCATCCTCGCGTCGAATACCGCGTCGCAAAGGCCGAGGAATCTACATTAGAAAATTCTGAAGTAGATTTGATCACGGTGGCGCAGGCTTTTCACTGGTTCGACTTCGAGCATTTTTTTAAGGAAGCGCAGCGCGTGGGAAAGAAAAACGGGATTCTCGCGCTCTGGGGTTACGGTCTACATCGAATCAATCCGGAAATCGATTCCCTCGTAGATAAACTCTACGGTGAAATCGTAGGTTCCTACTGGCCTCCCGAAAGAAAATACGTGGAAGAAAAGTACAAAACGATCTCTTTTCCCTTCGAAGAAATCTTTCCTCCCGAATATAGTATGAAAGAAGAATGGACCGCGGATCAAGTCCTCGGTTATTTAAGAACCTGGTCCAGTGTTCAAAAGTATATTCAAAAAAATGAAAGTGATCCCGTACTTTTGATCGAATCCGATCTGAAAACCGCCTGGGGAAGTGCAAAAACAAAGACGGTAGAATGGCCCCTCTTCTTTCGAATCGGGAGACTTTCTTCTTGA
- a CDS encoding tetratricopeptide repeat protein: MNPFVSRSKLLSKSLFCLTFFLFSSCSSEQEKTEETVSFRESNRNPFQEGNSKFKNGDYPSAIEFYSRDLDANPDNPSSFNNRGLAKSKSGNEEAAIADYNQAIEQKQDYAIAYNNRGFAKIKISDYQGAIEDFTSAIRFKPNYSNAINNRAVANWAIKEKKNACGDWRIAEDLGHREAAKSFAKFCN, translated from the coding sequence ATGAACCCTTTCGTTTCTCGATCGAAACTTTTATCGAAATCCCTGTTTTGTCTAACTTTCTTTCTGTTTTCTTCCTGTTCTTCCGAGCAGGAGAAGACGGAAGAAACGGTTTCCTTTCGAGAATCGAATCGTAATCCTTTCCAAGAAGGAAATTCCAAATTTAAGAATGGGGATTATCCTTCTGCGATCGAGTTTTATTCCAGGGACTTGGATGCAAATCCTGACAATCCATCTTCTTTCAACAATCGCGGACTTGCAAAGAGTAAGTCCGGAAACGAAGAAGCTGCGATTGCGGATTACAATCAGGCGATTGAACAAAAACAGGATTATGCGATTGCTTATAACAACCGGGGTTTTGCAAAAATCAAAATTTCCGATTATCAAGGTGCGATAGAAGATTTCACTTCGGCGATTCGTTTTAAACCGAATTATTCCAATGCCATCAATAACCGCGCGGTTGCAAACTGGGCGATCAAAGAAAAGAAAAATGCATGTGGAGATTGGAGGATCGCCGAAGATTTAGGTCATCGAGAAGCAGCGAAATCGTTCGCGAAATTCTGCAACTAA
- a CDS encoding polysaccharide deacetylase family protein, whose product MQTKLFISKKVKTSLSILGILSLLIPAFLTASPVDDFLNPPKKRKSASSQKSEFERSSSQRQSSLEDSPEVVSKKNPKEKAETADVNAGVSKPEEKTLRKKSRNSKIQDNKEAKNSKTSRSKKKKYEDALPTVKDDTPSSPNYSAQGVDLASGGGVPVLCYHHLAPEGGPMGGYNLHPNLLEEQFKFLKAAGYKPIRLDQFYAYLSGKKPADFPEKPILLTFDDGSKTHLEQLVPLLKKYGFVASIFIYPTIISSGKKYYMTWDQLKTALDSGVLDLGSHTLYHPKLPTMSRTLIRKQLLESKQILEAKTGRKVVDLAYPFGLFDPRVIEEAKAIGYRMAFTVNPGKNVPGTPVYNVHRSLVPWGQSQSAFSAILTMAPPPKISISIEDGAWVKTGQEFKIHLEGVQPESVSIKIKSKDVIAENKSPDYTVRIPDFAKKSTFLPLMIQAKTKEGKQIQYQYLFINQKEFKKHPDGAF is encoded by the coding sequence ATGCAAACAAAACTATTTATTTCCAAAAAAGTAAAAACCTCTCTTTCTATCCTTGGGATTCTTTCCCTTTTGATCCCCGCGTTTTTAACGGCGTCTCCTGTGGACGATTTTCTCAATCCTCCAAAAAAGAGAAAATCAGCTTCTTCTCAAAAATCGGAATTCGAACGTTCCAGCTCTCAACGTCAGTCTTCTTTGGAAGATTCTCCCGAAGTCGTTTCGAAAAAGAATCCGAAAGAAAAAGCCGAAACAGCCGACGTAAACGCGGGTGTTTCGAAACCGGAAGAAAAAACTCTCCGCAAAAAATCCAGAAATTCTAAGATTCAAGACAACAAGGAAGCGAAGAATTCCAAGACTTCCAGATCAAAAAAGAAGAAATATGAGGATGCGCTTCCGACCGTAAAAGACGACACCCCTTCCAGTCCGAACTATTCCGCGCAAGGAGTTGATTTGGCTTCCGGAGGCGGAGTTCCCGTTCTTTGTTATCATCATTTGGCGCCCGAAGGTGGTCCGATGGGCGGATACAATCTTCATCCGAATCTTCTTGAAGAACAGTTTAAGTTCCTCAAGGCCGCAGGTTATAAACCGATTCGTTTGGATCAGTTCTATGCTTATCTTTCCGGTAAAAAGCCTGCGGACTTTCCGGAGAAGCCGATTCTTCTTACGTTTGATGACGGTTCGAAAACACATCTCGAACAGTTGGTTCCCCTTTTAAAGAAATACGGTTTTGTCGCTTCGATCTTTATCTACCCTACGATCATTTCTTCCGGTAAGAAGTACTACATGACCTGGGATCAACTGAAGACCGCGCTTGATAGTGGAGTTCTGGATTTGGGTTCTCATACCTTATATCATCCAAAACTTCCAACGATGAGCCGCACATTGATCCGCAAACAATTGCTTGAATCCAAACAAATCTTAGAAGCTAAGACCGGAAGAAAGGTCGTGGATCTGGCTTATCCCTTTGGTCTTTTTGATCCTCGCGTGATCGAAGAAGCAAAGGCGATCGGTTATCGTATGGCTTTCACCGTAAATCCGGGAAAGAACGTCCCGGGAACACCGGTTTATAACGTGCATAGATCCTTGGTTCCTTGGGGTCAGTCTCAATCCGCGTTCAGTGCAATTCTTACAATGGCTCCTCCACCAAAGATTTCCATTTCGATCGAGGACGGCGCTTGGGTGAAAACGGGTCAGGAATTTAAGATTCATCTCGAAGGAGTTCAACCCGAATCGGTGAGTATCAAGATCAAGAGCAAGGATGTGATCGCCGAAAACAAATCACCCGATTATACGGTGAGAATTCCGGACTTTGCAAAAAAATCCACCTTCCTTCCTTTGATGATCCAAGCCAAAACCAAGGAAGGAAAACAGATTCAATACCAATATCTTTTTATCAATCAAAAAGAATTTAAGAAACATCCGGACGGCGCTTTCTAA